In Lactococcus paracarnosus, a genomic segment contains:
- the nrdD gene encoding anaerobic ribonucleoside-triphosphate reductase: MMVGEKTQVVSSTIDVVKRDGRHLSFEPEKIYEALRKASDELSHISPVQDVKLEHLTEKIVATIFDRFNKNVQIYEIQNIVEHVLLDANEYQLAEVYINYRTRRDFVRAQATDINFTIDKLINKDQSVVNENANKDSDVFNTQRDLTAGIVGKSIGLKMLPSHVANAHQKGDIHFHDLDYQPYAPMTNCCLVDVKGMLRDGFKLGNAIIDSPKSIQTAAAQISQIIANVASSQYGGTSVNRIDEVLAPYAALNFAKHMADAKEWVAPDKHEAYARAKTKKDIYDAMQSLEYEINTLFTSNGQTPFTTFGFGLGEDWYACEIQKAILQNRIKGLGKEGRTAIFPKLVFTIKRGLNLDQADPNYAIKVLASECATKRMYPDIVSYDKIVELTGSFKAPMGCRSFLQGWQDEAGHDVVDGRMNLGVVTLNLPRIALEAKGDKARFWQIFSDRMTVIKDALVYRVERVKEATPANAPILYENGAFGKRLSRTDSVDELFKNRRATVSAGYIGLYEVATAFYGGEWESNPEAKSFTLDILREMKKAADTWSAEFDYHFSIYSTPSESLTDRFCQLDTEKFGQVKDITDKEYYTNSFHYDVRKNPTPFEKLAFEKDYPVYASGGFIHYCEYPMLQQNPKALEAVWDYAYDLVGYLGTNTPIDHCYACHFEGDFKATERGFQCPNCGNTDPKTVDVVKRTCGYLGNPQARPMVNGRHKEITSRVKHMNGSIGHLSNGDELESVTVDAAKSKFFKK, translated from the coding sequence ATGATGGTTGGGGAAAAAACACAGGTAGTTTCTAGCACGATAGATGTGGTCAAACGCGATGGTCGTCATTTGAGTTTTGAACCAGAAAAAATTTATGAGGCGTTGAGAAAAGCGTCTGATGAACTATCACATATCTCACCAGTTCAAGATGTCAAACTAGAACATTTGACAGAAAAAATCGTCGCGACGATTTTTGATCGATTTAACAAAAATGTACAAATTTATGAAATCCAAAATATTGTGGAACATGTCTTGCTAGATGCTAATGAATATCAACTAGCTGAAGTCTATATTAATTATCGGACAAGACGTGATTTTGTGCGCGCACAAGCAACAGATATCAACTTTACGATTGATAAATTGATTAATAAAGATCAGTCAGTTGTCAATGAAAATGCAAATAAAGACAGTGATGTCTTTAATACACAACGTGACTTAACAGCGGGGATCGTTGGCAAGTCGATTGGCCTAAAAATGCTTCCATCACATGTCGCCAATGCCCATCAAAAAGGGGATATTCATTTTCATGACTTGGATTATCAACCTTATGCTCCGATGACAAACTGTTGTTTGGTTGATGTCAAAGGCATGCTTCGAGATGGCTTTAAACTGGGGAATGCGATCATCGACAGTCCCAAGTCTATCCAAACAGCAGCAGCACAGATTTCACAGATTATCGCAAATGTCGCCTCTAGTCAGTATGGTGGGACATCGGTCAACCGGATAGATGAAGTATTGGCACCCTATGCGGCCTTAAATTTTGCCAAGCATATGGCTGATGCAAAGGAATGGGTAGCCCCTGACAAACATGAAGCCTATGCGCGTGCAAAAACGAAAAAAGATATCTATGATGCCATGCAAAGTTTGGAGTATGAGATCAATACCCTCTTTACGTCAAATGGGCAAACACCCTTTACCACTTTTGGTTTTGGACTGGGAGAAGATTGGTATGCCTGTGAAATTCAAAAGGCAATCCTTCAAAATCGGATCAAAGGTTTAGGCAAAGAAGGCCGTACTGCCATCTTCCCTAAACTGGTCTTTACCATCAAACGTGGGTTAAATCTAGATCAAGCAGACCCTAATTATGCGATTAAAGTACTAGCTTCAGAATGTGCAACGAAACGGATGTATCCAGATATTGTCAGTTACGATAAAATCGTTGAACTGACTGGCTCTTTTAAGGCGCCGATGGGCTGTCGTAGTTTCTTACAAGGCTGGCAGGATGAAGCTGGTCATGATGTTGTTGATGGTCGGATGAACCTAGGCGTTGTCACACTTAATCTCCCCCGCATCGCGCTTGAAGCTAAAGGGGATAAGGCACGATTCTGGCAGATTTTTTCTGATCGCATGACGGTTATAAAGGACGCCCTAGTTTACAGAGTTGAGCGTGTTAAAGAGGCAACGCCAGCTAATGCCCCGATTTTATATGAAAATGGTGCCTTTGGTAAACGCCTCAGCAGAACAGATTCAGTAGATGAGTTGTTCAAAAATAGACGTGCAACAGTTTCTGCAGGCTATATTGGCTTGTACGAAGTCGCGACAGCATTTTATGGCGGAGAGTGGGAGTCAAATCCTGAGGCGAAATCTTTCACACTGGATATCTTACGTGAAATGAAGAAAGCTGCGGATACCTGGTCTGCCGAATTTGATTACCATTTTTCAATCTACTCGACACCTTCTGAAAGTTTAACCGACCGTTTCTGTCAGCTAGATACAGAAAAATTTGGTCAGGTTAAAGACATTACGGATAAGGAATACTATACAAATTCTTTCCACTATGATGTCCGTAAAAATCCGACACCATTTGAAAAACTTGCCTTTGAAAAAGACTATCCAGTCTATGCCAGTGGTGGCTTCATTCACTACTGTGAATATCCCATGCTCCAACAAAATCCCAAAGCATTAGAAGCTGTATGGGATTATGCCTATGATTTAGTTGGTTATCTGGGGACAAACACACCGATCGACCACTGTTATGCGTGTCACTTTGAAGGCGACTTCAAGGCGACAGAACGTGGCTTCCAATGTCCAAACTGCGGCAACACAGATCCTAAGACAGTCGATGTTGTCAAACGGACGTGTGGTTACCTAGGGAACCCACAAGCCCGTCCGATGGTAAATGGCCGTCACAAAGAAATCACATCTCGTGTCAAGCACATGAATGGGTCTATCGGGCATTTATCAAATGGCGATGAGTTAGAGAGCGTCACAGTTGATGCTGCAAAGTCTAAGTTCTTCAAAAAATAA